The following proteins come from a genomic window of Anaerobutyricum hallii:
- a CDS encoding ATP-dependent helicase yields MPGTFNREQEEAITHKGGPLMVLAGPGSGKTLVITYRVKWLIENAGVYPSNILVITFTRAAAEEMKKRFFMFDGMENAPVTFGTFHSIFFMILRYAYRYTAANIIREDVKRRYIKEMTENMELEIEDENEFLSGIINEISYVKGEMMSLSYYHSNNCSDELFAQIYEGYEKRLREENLIDFDDMLVFCYELLREREDIRTLWQNKFQHILIDEFQDINKVQYEIVRMLAGKGDHLFIVGDDDQSIYRFRGARPEIMLGFEKDYPEAKKVILNTNYRCSEEIVESAEHLISHNTKRFPKNMQAARGSKVPITFRNLKDAGEECTDILKGIRFYYKKGIPLEDMAVIFRTNTQPRLLVGRLMEYNIPFQMRDVIPNIFDHWIARNILTYIKLAMGNRDRKLFLQIMNRPKRYISRSMITEPQVDLKKLKQQTFGKKWLYEKIDKLEMDLYLLRKMEPYAAIQYIRNGIGYEDYMNEYAQFRRMNPDDLEEVLNQIQESAKEYHSFEEWFTYIESYGEELRKQMEAGRQQKSGVTLTTMHSSKGLEYEVVFVMDINEGVTPHKKAVKEADLEEERRLFYVAVTRAKTYLFLYSVKELYQKDAQISRYIGELRYDKKEFQKGKRVIHKNIGKGTVLELKEDKIKIKFDNSKKPRLFSIKYLMEQGLLELEK; encoded by the coding sequence GTGCCAGGTACATTTAATAGAGAGCAGGAAGAGGCTATTACACATAAAGGTGGTCCGCTGATGGTTCTGGCAGGACCCGGATCGGGAAAGACACTGGTAATTACTTATCGTGTAAAGTGGCTTATAGAAAATGCAGGAGTTTATCCGTCTAATATTTTAGTAATTACATTTACCAGAGCAGCGGCAGAGGAAATGAAAAAACGATTTTTTATGTTTGACGGAATGGAAAATGCTCCGGTAACCTTTGGTACTTTTCATTCTATTTTCTTTATGATTCTTCGTTATGCATACCGTTATACTGCTGCAAATATTATCAGAGAAGATGTAAAGCGGCGATACATAAAAGAGATGACAGAGAATATGGAACTTGAGATAGAAGATGAGAATGAATTTCTTTCCGGAATTATCAATGAGATCAGTTATGTAAAAGGAGAGATGATGTCCCTTTCCTACTATCACAGTAATAACTGTTCAGACGAATTGTTTGCTCAGATTTATGAAGGGTATGAGAAAAGACTGCGGGAAGAGAATCTCATAGATTTTGATGATATGCTGGTTTTTTGTTATGAATTGTTAAGAGAGAGAGAAGATATTCGGACTTTATGGCAGAATAAGTTTCAGCATATTTTAATTGATGAGTTTCAAGATATTAATAAAGTGCAGTATGAGATCGTACGAATGCTGGCAGGTAAGGGAGATCATCTGTTTATCGTTGGTGACGATGACCAGTCTATTTATCGCTTCCGGGGAGCAAGACCGGAAATTATGCTTGGATTTGAGAAGGATTATCCAGAGGCAAAAAAGGTGATTTTAAATACGAACTATCGGTGCAGTGAAGAAATTGTAGAGAGTGCGGAACATCTGATCAGTCATAATACAAAGCGTTTTCCAAAGAATATGCAGGCGGCTCGAGGGAGTAAAGTGCCTATTACATTTCGAAATCTAAAAGATGCGGGAGAAGAGTGTACAGATATTTTAAAAGGAATACGTTTTTATTATAAAAAAGGAATTCCACTAGAAGATATGGCGGTTATTTTCCGCACCAATACGCAGCCGAGATTACTTGTTGGACGATTAATGGAATATAATATTCCATTTCAGATGCGGGATGTGATTCCAAATATATTTGATCACTGGATAGCAAGGAATATATTAACGTATATAAAGCTTGCTATGGGAAACAGAGACCGAAAGCTGTTTTTACAGATAATGAATCGGCCCAAACGATACATATCAAGAAGTATGATTACAGAACCGCAGGTAGATTTAAAAAAACTAAAGCAGCAGACCTTTGGGAAGAAGTGGCTTTATGAGAAGATTGATAAATTAGAAATGGATCTGTATCTTCTAAGGAAGATGGAGCCATATGCTGCGATTCAATATATACGTAACGGGATTGGTTATGAAGATTATATGAATGAGTATGCACAGTTTCGGAGAATGAACCCGGATGACCTTGAAGAAGTCTTGAATCAGATTCAGGAAAGTGCAAAGGAATATCACAGTTTTGAAGAGTGGTTTACTTACATAGAATCTTATGGAGAGGAACTCAGGAAACAGATGGAAGCCGGAAGGCAGCAAAAAAGCGGTGTGACACTTACAACGATGCATAGTTCAAAAGGATTAGAATATGAAGTTGTATTTGTCATGGATATAAATGAAGGAGTAACGCCACATAAAAAAGCAGTAAAAGAGGCAGATCTCGAAGAAGAGAGACGGCTGTTTTATGTAGCAGTTACAAGGGCAAAAACATATTTGTTTCTCTATTCGGTAAAGGAACTTTATCAAAAAGATGCACAGATTTCTCGTTATATAGGAGAACTTCGTTATGACAAGAAAGAATTTCAAAAAGGAAAAAGAGTGATCCATAAAAATATTGGTAAGGGAACGGTACTTGAATTAAAAGAAGATAAAATTAAAATAAAGTTTGATAACAGTAAAAAACCGCGGCTGTTTTCCATAAAGTATCTGATGGAACAGGGACTTTTAGAACTTGAAAAATAA
- a CDS encoding dihydroorotate dehydrogenase electron transfer subunit yields MEMIKETAKVVRQQQIDEGIFDMELSFPKGAALAKPGQFIAMYCNDKSKLLPRPISICGINPTEGTLRVVYRVAGEGTKEFSEMKAGDTLEVMGPLGNGFTMKNEKAIIIGGGIGIPPMLELAKQLDAEKTVVLGYRTSTFLKEEFEEVCDVKIATEDGSQGAKGTVIDAIEKYGVEGKVIYACGPMPMLKALAAYAEEHGMEAQISLEERMACGIGACLGCICKSKTKDHHTNVNNTRICKDGPVFDAKEVVFS; encoded by the coding sequence ATGGAGATGATAAAAGAAACAGCGAAAGTTGTTCGTCAGCAGCAGATCGATGAAGGAATATTTGATATGGAATTATCCTTTCCAAAGGGAGCTGCCTTAGCAAAACCAGGACAGTTCATTGCAATGTACTGTAATGATAAGAGTAAGCTTTTACCTCGTCCGATCAGTATTTGCGGGATTAATCCAACAGAAGGAACATTGCGGGTTGTTTATCGTGTTGCAGGAGAAGGAACAAAAGAGTTTTCAGAAATGAAAGCAGGAGATACATTAGAAGTCATGGGACCTCTTGGCAACGGGTTTACAATGAAAAATGAAAAAGCAATTATTATCGGTGGAGGTATTGGAATTCCTCCGATGCTGGAGCTTGCAAAACAGTTAGATGCCGAGAAGACAGTTGTACTTGGATACAGAACATCCACTTTCTTAAAAGAAGAATTTGAAGAAGTGTGCGATGTAAAGATTGCAACTGAAGATGGAAGTCAGGGTGCTAAGGGTACAGTAATTGATGCAATTGAAAAGTATGGTGTAGAAGGAAAGGTCATCTATGCCTGTGGACCAATGCCGATGTTAAAAGCGCTTGCAGCGTATGCCGAAGAACATGGAATGGAAGCCCAGATTTCCTTAGAAGAAAGAATGGCATGTGGAATCGGAGCTTGTCTTGGCTGCATCTGTAAGTCAAAGACAAAAGATCATCACACGAACGTAAACAATACACGAATCTGCAAAGACGGTCCGGTATTTGATGCAAAGGAGGTAGTATTCTCATGA
- a CDS encoding class I SAM-dependent methyltransferase yields MKRRTPITQYCHERIRQLIKNPSLCIDATAGTGKDTVFLASLAGANGRVIAMDIQETAVEQTRNRLIKEHLSDRAEVVLDTHAHMDAYADEGSVSLIMFNLGYLPGGDHHLATKAETTIEALKKGLTLLCEGGMISLLIYSGGDSGFDEKEQVLQWLKELPDDQYTVLVEAFYNKPNHPPLPVYIIKNETV; encoded by the coding sequence ATGAAAAGAAGAACACCTATTACACAGTATTGTCATGAGAGAATCCGCCAGCTTATAAAGAATCCCTCCTTGTGTATTGATGCGACAGCAGGAACAGGAAAGGATACGGTTTTTCTGGCGTCTCTTGCAGGTGCCAATGGCAGGGTTATTGCCATGGATATCCAGGAGACGGCGGTGGAACAGACAAGAAACCGCCTTATCAAAGAACATCTTTCGGACAGGGCAGAAGTTGTTTTAGATACGCATGCACATATGGATGCATATGCCGATGAGGGAAGTGTTTCTTTGATTATGTTTAATCTTGGCTATCTTCCAGGTGGAGATCATCATCTTGCGACAAAGGCAGAGACAACAATAGAAGCGCTGAAAAAGGGACTTACCTTACTTTGTGAGGGTGGTATGATATCTTTGCTGATCTACAGCGGGGGAGACAGTGGTTTTGACGAAAAGGAACAGGTGCTGCAGTGGCTTAAAGAATTGCCAGATGATCAATATACCGTACTTGTAGAAGCATTTTATAATAAGCCAAATCATCCGCCGTTACCAGTGTATATTATAAAGAATGAGACAGTTTAG
- the pyrE gene encoding orotate phosphoribosyltransferase produces MEQYKKEFIEFMIDCNVLKFGDFVTKSGRKTPFFVNTGFYRTGSQLKRLGEYYAQAIHDHFGFDFDVLFGPAYKGIPLSVAATIAISEKYDKDIRYCSNRKEVKDHGDKGILLGSPIQDGDKVIIIEDVTTAGTSIQETLPIIKAQGDVEVGGLVVSVDRMERGQGEKSALTEISEKYGMKTTAIVTMAEVVEHLYNKPYKGKVIIDDELKKAIDAYYDQYGVK; encoded by the coding sequence ATGGAACAATACAAAAAAGAGTTTATAGAATTTATGATTGACTGCAATGTACTGAAGTTTGGAGACTTCGTAACAAAAAGTGGAAGAAAGACTCCATTTTTTGTTAATACCGGATTCTACCGTACAGGCTCTCAGTTAAAGAGATTAGGTGAGTATTACGCACAGGCAATTCATGATCATTTCGGTTTTGATTTTGATGTACTGTTTGGACCTGCTTATAAAGGAATTCCATTAAGCGTAGCGGCAACAATCGCCATTTCAGAAAAGTATGATAAAGATATCCGTTACTGCAGTAACCGTAAAGAAGTAAAAGATCATGGTGATAAAGGAATTCTCCTTGGAAGCCCGATTCAGGACGGAGATAAGGTTATCATCATTGAAGATGTTACTACAGCAGGTACGTCTATTCAGGAGACACTCCCAATCATTAAGGCACAGGGAGATGTAGAAGTTGGTGGTTTAGTTGTTTCTGTTGACCGTATGGAAAGAGGCCAGGGAGAGAAGAGTGCGCTTACAGAAATCAGTGAGAAATACGGAATGAAGACAACTGCTATCGTTACAATGGCAGAAGTTGTAGAGCATCTTTACAACAAACCATACAAAGGAAAAGTCATTATTGATGATGAATTGAAAAAAGCAATTGATGCATATTATGACCAGTATGGAGTAAAGTAG
- a CDS encoding dihydroorotate dehydrogenase, whose product MNLEVTLAGKKFKNPVTTASGTFGSGAEYEQFVDLAALGAVTTKGVANVPWEGNPTPRVAETYGGMLNAVGLQNPGIDLFCKRDIPHLKEKGASIIVNVCGRSTSDYVEVVERLADEPVDLLEINVSCPNVKEGGIAFGQNPDALYEITKAIKAKAKQPIVMKLSPNVTDITEMARAAEAGGSDALSLINTLTGMKIDIHRRKFVLANKTGGMSGPAIKPVAVRMVYQVSHACKLPIIGMGGILTGEDAIEMMMAGATMVSVGTANFHNPRATMDVLDGIKAYMERYHIEDINEIIGCID is encoded by the coding sequence ATGAATTTAGAAGTAACACTGGCTGGAAAGAAGTTTAAGAATCCTGTGACAACTGCCTCAGGAACATTTGGTTCTGGTGCAGAATATGAACAGTTTGTTGATCTTGCAGCACTTGGAGCTGTAACAACAAAGGGGGTGGCAAATGTACCTTGGGAAGGAAATCCGACTCCTCGTGTAGCGGAAACATATGGCGGAATGCTTAATGCGGTTGGACTCCAGAATCCGGGAATCGACTTATTCTGTAAAAGAGATATTCCTCATTTAAAAGAAAAAGGAGCATCTATTATTGTCAATGTATGTGGAAGAAGTACATCGGACTATGTAGAAGTTGTAGAACGATTAGCAGATGAGCCGGTAGATTTATTAGAGATCAATGTATCCTGTCCGAATGTAAAAGAAGGTGGTATCGCCTTTGGACAGAATCCAGATGCATTATATGAGATTACGAAAGCGATCAAGGCAAAGGCAAAACAGCCAATCGTAATGAAGTTAAGTCCGAATGTCACAGATATTACGGAAATGGCACGAGCAGCCGAAGCAGGAGGCAGTGATGCTCTTTCTCTTATCAATACACTTACCGGAATGAAGATTGATATTCACAGACGTAAGTTCGTTCTTGCGAATAAGACAGGCGGTATGTCCGGCCCTGCAATTAAACCAGTTGCCGTTCGTATGGTATATCAGGTAAGCCATGCCTGCAAGCTGCCGATCATCGGTATGGGAGGAATCCTTACGGGAGAAGATGCTATTGAGATGATGATGGCAGGTGCCACAATGGTTTCTGTAGGAACTGCTAACTTCCACAATCCACGTGCCACAATGGATGTGTTAGACGGAATAAAAGCTTATATGGAAAGATATCATATTGAAGATATTAACGAGATTATCGGATGTATTGATTAA
- a CDS encoding aminopeptidase, which produces MDYRELFKESNKEVEERFLLTKERIEEIAAGEKNGMNEKIQNYFKKTAQLLKKCAEDFVCISSDAWKSRSFEQLKSENALFYQDILPQNYGHSFANPAFAVQELGEEFGRILSFLYTELRSERAFVFEQNLEKITILNELFLEIYCMFEEGDVTYKQIKDTIYWFLYDYADDWAGYRVRELVDPALDFATSIIMDSDLLDLTYLYSYGDYISEVEIETAKFLNSLTEEEISQIAETFTEGYRRGFELKGVDVSKKDTVNIRYPIGFERVIRAAIRQFADMGLKPVIYREALNTLNKRQNLRIGYISTDPNPQYGYDHRFDNAIYLDKRMIDRKLSCMRKAYEEYEQEAAGFAGPACFEVFGEEPFEPVNKPESYHLSERQQILSTEYSSLSNELLNEFINQEERSFTIIAYPVPSIGENFPEIFEEIRKVNTLDNEVYKKIQQNMIDVLDQSEAVHIMGRGRNMTNLTVALCDLKDASKETKFENCLADVNIPVGEVFTSPKLKGTNGLLHVTEVYLNGLYYKDLKITFKDGMIEEYSCANFPDEEDGQKFIKENLLYNRETLPIGECAIGTNTTAYVMAEKYGIMSKLPILIAEKMGPHIAIGDTCYSYCEDVRVYNPDGKEIVAKENECSVLRKEDPKKAYFNCHTDITIPYEELSRITAVTVRVVESEVMHDLAEERVEIPILLDGRFVLEGTLKLNEAFEG; this is translated from the coding sequence ATGGATTATAGAGAGTTGTTTAAAGAAAGCAATAAAGAAGTGGAAGAACGCTTTTTACTGACAAAAGAAAGAATCGAAGAGATTGCCGCAGGGGAGAAAAACGGCATGAACGAAAAGATTCAGAATTATTTTAAGAAGACAGCACAGCTTCTAAAAAAATGTGCAGAGGATTTTGTATGTATTTCTTCTGATGCGTGGAAGTCCCGTTCTTTTGAGCAGTTAAAGAGTGAGAATGCATTATTTTATCAGGATATCTTACCTCAGAATTACGGACATTCTTTTGCGAATCCGGCATTTGCAGTGCAGGAATTAGGAGAAGAGTTTGGCCGGATTCTGAGTTTTTTATATACGGAATTACGTTCGGAAAGAGCGTTTGTTTTTGAACAGAACCTTGAAAAAATCACGATTTTAAATGAACTTTTTCTGGAAATATACTGTATGTTTGAAGAAGGGGATGTAACATATAAACAGATTAAAGATACCATCTACTGGTTCCTCTATGATTATGCAGATGACTGGGCAGGCTACAGGGTACGAGAACTGGTGGACCCGGCACTTGATTTTGCAACATCAATTATCATGGATTCTGACCTTTTGGATCTGACGTATCTGTATTCTTATGGGGATTATATCTCAGAAGTGGAAATTGAAACGGCAAAGTTTTTAAACAGCCTTACGGAAGAAGAGATTTCACAGATAGCAGAAACATTTACAGAAGGATATCGAAGAGGATTTGAGTTAAAAGGGGTGGATGTTTCAAAGAAAGATACAGTGAATATCCGTTACCCGATTGGCTTTGAAAGAGTGATCCGCGCAGCAATCCGCCAGTTTGCCGACATGGGATTGAAACCAGTTATTTACAGAGAGGCGCTTAATACATTAAATAAACGCCAGAATCTCCGTATCGGATATATTTCAACAGATCCAAATCCACAGTATGGCTATGACCATCGTTTTGATAATGCTATTTACCTTGATAAGCGCATGATTGACCGGAAGCTTAGCTGTATGAGAAAGGCATACGAAGAATATGAACAGGAGGCGGCAGGATTTGCAGGTCCGGCATGCTTTGAAGTCTTTGGAGAAGAACCGTTTGAACCGGTAAATAAGCCGGAAAGCTATCATTTAAGTGAGCGGCAGCAGATTCTTTCCACAGAGTATTCCTCTTTATCTAACGAACTTTTGAATGAATTTATCAATCAGGAGGAAAGGAGTTTTACGATTATTGCGTACCCAGTTCCTTCGATCGGAGAGAATTTCCCGGAAATTTTTGAGGAGATTCGTAAAGTAAATACGTTAGATAACGAAGTGTACAAAAAGATTCAGCAAAATATGATTGATGTGCTTGATCAGTCAGAAGCGGTGCATATCATGGGACGTGGAAGAAATATGACGAATCTTACGGTTGCTCTATGCGATCTGAAAGATGCCAGCAAAGAAACGAAGTTTGAAAACTGTCTTGCCGATGTCAATATTCCGGTAGGGGAAGTATTTACTTCACCTAAGCTAAAAGGTACAAATGGTCTTTTACATGTGACAGAAGTCTATTTGAATGGTCTTTACTATAAAGATTTAAAGATTACTTTTAAAGATGGTATGATCGAAGAGTATTCATGTGCAAATTTCCCGGATGAAGAGGACGGACAGAAGTTCATTAAGGAGAATCTTTTATATAACAGAGAAACACTTCCGATTGGAGAGTGTGCGATCGGAACAAATACAACTGCCTATGTGATGGCTGAAAAGTATGGTATTATGTCTAAACTGCCTATCCTTATTGCAGAAAAAATGGGACCGCATATCGCAATCGGAGATACCTGTTATTCTTATTGCGAAGATGTTCGTGTATATAATCCGGATGGGAAAGAAATCGTAGCAAAGGAAAATGAATGTTCTGTACTTCGAAAAGAGGATCCAAAGAAAGCCTATTTTAACTGCCATACAGATATTACGATTCCGTATGAAGAGCTTTCAAGAATTACAGCCGTAACTGTGCGGGTTGTGGAATCAGAGGTCATGCATGATCTGGCAGAGGAACGGGTAGAGATTCCGATTCTTTTAGATGGAAGATTTGTGCTGGAAGGTACATTAAAGTTAAATGAAGCATTTGAAGGTTAA
- a CDS encoding HPr family phosphocarrier protein produces the protein MVSQKVTINNPQGLHMRPAGVFAKGMAKFDSDVTINFNGKATNGKSLLNIIGACIKCGSEVEIQCDGPDEEDALKTAIEMIESGLGE, from the coding sequence ATGGTATCACAGAAAGTTACAATCAACAACCCACAGGGACTTCACATGAGACCGGCAGGAGTATTCGCTAAAGGAATGGCTAAGTTTGATAGCGATGTTACAATCAATTTCAACGGAAAAGCAACGAATGGTAAGAGCCTTCTTAACATTATCGGTGCTTGTATTAAGTGTGGTTCTGAAGTAGAGATCCAGTGTGACGGACCTGATGAAGAAGACGCATTAAAGACTGCTATCGAGATGATCGAATCCGGTTTAGGAGAATAA
- the ptsP gene encoding phosphoenolpyruvate--protein phosphotransferase — MYTGIGASAGIGIGSAVIVKEPSLAYDNKAVSDVDAEKQRLTDALDKCIAKTQAMADDMKERVGEKEAEILEGHVLLLMDPEMTGQMESSIADDKMCAEAAVEKICDYYMQMFAGIDDEMFQQRATDVCDIKTRLLKILLDVEDVDLASVPEGTVLVAEDLTPSMTAGINPKNVTGILTEVGGKTSHSAILARALEIPAVLSIPGITEEISNGDNVVLDGSEGQVYVNPDEALQAEYEQKRAAYLEEKAALAQFIGKETVTADGVKVELCANIGKPEDALKVVECDGEGIGLFRTEFLFMDRPQIPTEEEQFAAYRKVAETLEGKPVIIRTLDVGGDKEIPYLALEKEENPFLGFRAIRLCLKREDLYRPQLKALLRASAYGDIRIMIPMVTCLDELRAVKDMVAEIKEELKAEGVAYNEDIKVGIMIETPAASLMADVFAKEADFFSIGTNDLTGYTMAVDRGNAEVAYLYSAYNPAVLRSIERVIKAGRAEGIMVGMCGEAAADPLLAPLLISFGLSEFSVSATSILATRKGISLWTKEEADAIAAKAMSMTTEAEVEAYLKTVAKH, encoded by the coding sequence ATGTATACTGGTATTGGTGCATCAGCAGGAATCGGTATCGGTTCCGCTGTTATTGTAAAAGAACCTTCCCTTGCATACGATAATAAAGCAGTCAGTGATGTTGATGCTGAAAAGCAAAGATTAACAGATGCCCTTGACAAATGTATCGCAAAGACACAGGCAATGGCAGATGACATGAAAGAAAGAGTAGGGGAGAAAGAAGCAGAGATTCTGGAAGGACATGTCCTTCTTCTTATGGATCCGGAGATGACCGGCCAGATGGAATCAAGCATCGCAGATGACAAGATGTGCGCAGAAGCTGCCGTAGAGAAGATTTGTGATTATTATATGCAGATGTTCGCAGGTATTGACGATGAGATGTTTCAGCAACGCGCAACAGATGTATGTGATATAAAGACAAGATTATTGAAGATACTTCTTGATGTCGAAGATGTCGATTTAGCAAGTGTGCCGGAAGGAACTGTTTTAGTGGCAGAAGATTTAACTCCTTCTATGACAGCAGGAATTAATCCAAAGAACGTAACAGGTATTCTTACAGAAGTTGGAGGCAAGACTTCTCATTCAGCAATTCTTGCACGTGCGCTTGAAATTCCGGCGGTACTCAGTATACCGGGAATCACAGAAGAGATTTCTAATGGCGATAATGTAGTATTAGACGGCTCAGAAGGACAGGTATATGTTAATCCTGATGAAGCACTTCAGGCAGAATATGAGCAGAAACGAGCTGCATATCTTGAAGAGAAGGCAGCGCTTGCTCAGTTTATTGGCAAAGAGACCGTAACAGCAGATGGTGTTAAAGTTGAACTTTGCGCTAATATCGGTAAACCGGAAGATGCATTGAAAGTAGTAGAATGTGACGGTGAAGGAATCGGTTTATTCCGTACAGAATTCCTTTTCATGGATCGTCCACAGATTCCTACAGAAGAAGAGCAGTTTGCTGCTTACAGAAAAGTAGCTGAGACTTTAGAAGGTAAGCCGGTTATTATTCGTACATTGGATGTTGGAGGAGACAAAGAGATTCCATATCTTGCTCTTGAAAAAGAAGAGAATCCTTTCCTTGGTTTCCGCGCGATTCGTTTATGCTTAAAGAGAGAAGACTTATATCGTCCTCAGTTAAAAGCATTGCTTCGTGCCAGCGCATATGGCGATATTCGTATTATGATTCCTATGGTTACCTGTTTAGATGAGCTTCGTGCAGTAAAAGATATGGTAGCAGAAATTAAGGAAGAGCTTAAAGCAGAAGGTGTTGCATATAATGAAGATATCAAGGTTGGTATCATGATAGAGACACCTGCAGCAAGTTTAATGGCAGATGTTTTTGCAAAAGAAGCAGACTTTTTCAGTATCGGAACAAACGATCTTACAGGTTACACTATGGCAGTAGACAGAGGTAATGCAGAAGTTGCATATCTTTACTCTGCGTATAACCCGGCAGTACTTCGTTCTATTGAGCGTGTGATCAAGGCCGGAAGAGCGGAGGGAATCATGGTTGGTATGTGTGGTGAAGCAGCTGCAGATCCATTACTTGCTCCATTATTAATTTCCTTTGGTTTAAGTGAATTTAGTGTAAGTGCTACTTCTATTTTAGCAACAAGAAAGGGAATCTCCCTTTGGACAAAAGAAGAAGCAGATGCCATTGCAGCAAAGGCTATGTCTATGACAACAGAAGCAGAAGTTGAGGCATATCTTAAAACTGTTGCAAAACATTAA
- a CDS encoding undecaprenyl-diphosphate phosphatase, which translates to MLIEMLKVILLGIVEGITEWLPISSTGHMILVDEFIKLNVSKAFMEMFLVVIQLGAILAVCVIYFHKLNPFSPKKSAREKRETFDIWGKVIVGCLPAAVIGLAFNDKIDALFYNAQTVAFTLILYGILFIVVENHNKNKEAQVKELSDLTYKIALIIGCFQVLALIPGTSRSGATIIGAMLLGTSRFVAAEYSFFLSIPVMFGASFLKLVKYGFHYTGNEVAILVVGMVVAFIVSIIAIKFLLGYIKKNDFKAFGVYRIILGIIVAVYFFIK; encoded by the coding sequence ATGTTAATTGAAATGTTAAAAGTAATTCTGCTTGGAATTGTGGAAGGAATTACGGAATGGCTTCCGATCAGTTCTACCGGGCATATGATACTTGTAGATGAATTCATTAAACTTAATGTATCGAAAGCATTTATGGAAATGTTTCTTGTAGTAATCCAGCTTGGAGCAATTCTTGCGGTCTGTGTGATTTATTTTCATAAACTCAATCCATTTAGTCCCAAAAAGTCAGCCAGAGAGAAAAGGGAAACTTTTGATATATGGGGCAAGGTAATTGTAGGATGTCTTCCGGCAGCGGTAATCGGTCTTGCATTTAATGATAAGATCGATGCACTTTTTTATAATGCGCAGACAGTAGCTTTTACATTGATTCTTTACGGTATTTTATTTATTGTTGTTGAAAATCATAATAAGAATAAAGAAGCACAAGTAAAAGAGTTATCCGATTTAACCTATAAGATTGCATTGATCATCGGATGTTTTCAGGTACTTGCTCTTATTCCGGGAACTTCCCGTTCCGGAGCAACAATCATCGGAGCAATGCTTCTTGGAACCTCTCGTTTTGTAGCAGCAGAGTATTCTTTCTTCCTGTCCATACCGGTTATGTTCGGGGCAAGTTTCTTAAAACTTGTAAAATATGGTTTCCATTATACAGGGAATGAAGTTGCTATTCTTGTAGTAGGTATGGTTGTAGCATTTATCGTTTCTATTATAGCAATCAAGTTCCTGTTAGGTTATATTAAGAAAAATGACTTTAAAGCCTTTGGTGTCTATCGTATTATTTTAGGTATCATTGTTGCTGTGTACTTTTTCATAAAGTAA
- a CDS encoding VanZ family protein produces MNESRKRLGSLSRLILILYGCVVIYFVLFSDRLGRVDGYSTYRYNLVPFEEIRRFIIYRNYVSIEAFLLNLFGNLLVFFPIGFLVPIWRLEKTGCIRIIIYTFLFSLCIETLQLVTKVGVFDVDDLMMNTFGGLFGWISYCIIRFIYHKWKADHKKKEEKEKKGKAEI; encoded by the coding sequence ATGAATGAAAGCAGAAAGAGACTGGGGTCTCTGAGCCGTTTAATATTGATTTTATATGGCTGTGTTGTAATATATTTTGTATTATTCAGTGACCGACTGGGACGGGTAGATGGATATAGTACTTATCGCTATAATCTGGTTCCTTTCGAGGAAATCCGTCGTTTTATTATATACCGGAATTATGTTTCTATCGAAGCATTTTTATTAAACTTATTTGGTAATCTTCTTGTATTTTTCCCAATAGGTTTTTTAGTTCCGATATGGAGATTGGAGAAAACCGGATGTATCCGGATTATTATATATACGTTTTTATTTAGCCTTTGCATAGAAACATTGCAGCTTGTTACAAAAGTAGGAGTGTTTGATGTGGATGATCTGATGATGAACACTTTTGGAGGACTGTTCGGATGGATCAGTTATTGTATCATCCGTTTTATTTATCATAAATGGAAGGCCGATCATAAAAAGAAAGAAGAGAAAGAAAAGAAAGGAAAGGCAGAGATATGA